The genomic segment CGTTCGCTTTGGGGAAAGTCGCCCCGCAACAAGTAGGAGTATCCCAGATCACTAAAAACGATGCTGATCTCTTGGCGATTGTCGGGCGACATATAATTCAGTGCCGACTCGTAATGCCGTTCCGCTTCGGCATAGTGCTGCATTTTGTCAGCCACGACGCCCAAGCGGTGATGGGCATGCGCGTGGGTTGGATGTTTGCGCAACACGTTTTGATAGAACCGCCGTGCGGATTCCAGTTCACCCGCGTCTTCCGCTCGGCGTCCAAGTAGGTAGTCGTTTTGGGACGCCTCGTTGCGTTGGCTGTGTTCAAATTCCCGCCCGTCGAGCGGTTGGTTCCGATCTCCGATTCTATTATCGGCGGCAAAGTCTTCGTTTTGTGACTCTTCAACGGGGGGAGGGCTTGCTTCGGATTGGACTTCGTCGCTGGGACCTTGCGCTGCAGCGCGATCAAATTGCAGGTTGCCCCAAGGTGTGCAGCCACTAGAAATGACGAGCGAGATGGAAAGGCTGGCTACAAGGCAAGAAAACCGATTGCGCATGGATCAAAATTCCTGCAAATATCGACGATGTGTGTGGAATGAATGGGGGCCGTCGCGGAATGAGTGACGGCACATTAGCTCGAAATGTACGTATCGATTTCACCGACTCGCAGCTGTAATCAACAGGAACGGTTCACAGGCCGATAGCGCGGTTGGACCACGGGACGGACCGAGGAAGTTCCTTGATTCAGGGCGGCTGGGATCGTGCTTTTGGGGGAAATGTTGAGAGACAGGGGCGGGACTATAGAGAGATTTTTTTGATCTGTCGAGACGAACCGGCGACAGGTTGGAGGCGAGAGACTGATTTTTTCCAGGAAGTCATTTTGGGATGTGCGAGACGTATTCGCCTACCGGGGAATACGCAAAAATGCCGCCGCAAAAACAAAATTTTGCGGCGGCATCTCAAATACTTTAACGACATTCAGCAAAAAAGAATGCCCGTTATGCGTGGTCAGTCGCATCGAAATGCAACGGAAGTTGCTATTTATTGGTTTTGGGTTTGTAGGGGTGTTCGCGTTTCCGCAGGACTTTGGCGGACTTGATCTTGTCCCCTTGTTCCATGCCGGCATTCACATCGATGCCTTCGATGATGCGGCCGAAGACGGTGTGCTTTCCATTGAGATGGGCGGTTGGCAAGTGGGTGAGGAAGAACTGCGAGCCGCCGGTATTGCGTCCGGCGTGCGCCATGCTCAAGCTGCCTTGGAAATGCTGACGGGCTTCGGGAACGTAGCACTCGCAGTCGATCGTGTAACCGGGACCGCCTTGTCCGTCATTGCCGGGATTCTCATCCAAGGTATTGGGGTCGCCGCCTTGGGTCATGAAATTTGGAATAATACGGTGGAAGGCGATTCCGTCGTAATACCCTTTTTGGACCAAGTCGATGAAGTTGGCGACGGCGTTGGGAGCTTCGTTTTCGAATAACTCGATGACGATGCGGCCTTTGTCGGTGACGAATTCAACGCGGGGCAGGTCATCGGCTTTTTTCTCAGCGGCGCGAATTTTTTGTTCGGCCTCCCACAGTTCCTGGTACTCATCGCACTCCGCTAGATATCGTCCGCCCAGGTCACGGATGAGTTGATTCTCTTCCTGAGCTTTGGTCAGCAATTCTTTGGCGCGCTTGTAGTTGTTGATCGCGAAGTGTGAAACACCACCGATATTGAGGATCAGCGCATCGGACTTGTCGGCTTTCAGAGCCGCATCGGCGACGTCAGCCGCTTGTTGATAATGGTTCGTCTGGAAGTACTCGATCAACAATAAGTTCACCGCCTCCTCGTTACCGGGATCTTTTTTGAGCACTTCCGGCGCTAGGGCAACAAGCTTTTCGGAAAGGGCTCGGTCTTCTTCGCCCAGTTTTTCATATTCCTGCTTAATCTCTTCTTTTCTCGCTAGGTCCGCCTTTTGGAATTCTTTGATCAAGACTTGCGAGCGGGCCACGATGTCTTTTTTGCGTTTCGTGAGTTTATCCCACGATTTTAGATCGACAGCTTGATCCTCTTGGGCAAAGACAGGCGACTGAGTAGCCATAAACGTGATTGCCAACAGGGCGAAGAGGTAACGATAGGGGCGGGATTTCATGGGGGGCTCCGATGGATCTAAATGGCGAATACGGCGAACGCATTCGGGGAATGTCGACCAACATTCTAAGGCCGCTGCCACGATTAGGGAAGCGACTGCACACCGCGTGTTGGGATGTATGCCGACGTTTCAGGCCCC from the Symmachiella macrocystis genome contains:
- a CDS encoding peptidylprolyl isomerase gives rise to the protein MKSRPYRYLFALLAITFMATQSPVFAQEDQAVDLKSWDKLTKRKKDIVARSQVLIKEFQKADLARKEEIKQEYEKLGEEDRALSEKLVALAPEVLKKDPGNEEAVNLLLIEYFQTNHYQQAADVADAALKADKSDALILNIGGVSHFAINNYKRAKELLTKAQEENQLIRDLGGRYLAECDEYQELWEAEQKIRAAEKKADDLPRVEFVTDKGRIVIELFENEAPNAVANFIDLVQKGYYDGIAFHRIIPNFMTQGGDPNTLDENPGNDGQGGPGYTIDCECYVPEARQHFQGSLSMAHAGRNTGGSQFFLTHLPTAHLNGKHTVFGRIIEGIDVNAGMEQGDKIKSAKVLRKREHPYKPKTNK